GACTGAGGTACACACCGAAAGAAGACAACACACGACTATGCTACACATTTTACTACAGTGAGAGTGATGGAAGAAGAGACCAAAGAGACGTTCATGCTTGCTAACATAATTCACCACCTAACAAAAGAAGAACCCTAAACACCAAACTACACATACTGTTGTTCTTGCGTTGAGATGAGACCCCATAAAATGGTTTTACTTTTAGGTTAATATTTTTGGGACCTCATTTTCTTTTCGTTCTCTTTGGACTTGTTCATTGCTTGGTTCATCAAACGTTGCTAGCTGTCTCCGTCACAGCACCACTTTTTGTGACATGATTCGGCTCTGAGGGTGTCATTGTTCCCAACTTCACCACGTCAACAATATGGCCATTTAGTTCCTGTAACTTGGTTGGCTCCTCCAATGTCTTTGGCTTTGCGTTTCTATAAACCAAATACAGCACCATCTGAATTATCCCAAACACAAATCCAAGCGTATTTGGGAGCTGCATCATTCAAATGCAAATGTTAGATCCTTCTGTTTAATCAAAGTAGTTCTTTTATGAaggaataaaattaatattcccttgcatttaaacatttaaaccttttgtcattaaaaaataatataatatggaCCCATGTTTCCGTTTggctattttttattttcatgtgaTGAACTCAACTCTAATGGAGTGAGCATACGTTTAATTAATTGCTCTAGTTAAATTGACTCTTCACTAAATTATAGAGgcataaaaaaaagttaggaGATCTAgctcaaatatatatatatatatatatatatatatatatatatatatcacaaaaGTAGTGATAAAGGAAAAGTGTTTGTTAAGATAGACAAAGATTTAATGGTCCATATAATATGGTCCAAGGCTAACGTAGCAATATTGAATTGTACTTACAGCGATGTAGTAGTCCTTGAGAAGAAGGCCATAGAAGAACCACATGACAGCATTTACAGTCAAAAAGAAGGACAAACTGAAAGGCATGAATTCCACGCTCTTGGTTTGGATCACACGTTTCTGCATGTATCAATTATGAGAATTTGATTTCTCTTTGAAAGCATATATATTACGTAAAGGTGAAAAATGTTGAAGATGAAGTAATAGTTGCCAAAGTAAGTGAAATgtgtattgaaaaataaaacaagtaatAATAGACGAAAAGAGAAAATCTTGGAAAAAGAAGCTCCATTTAAAGTTATCTGCCTAGTCATTCTctttatgaattaaataatgGGCTTCTAAATAATTACCAGAATGCAGAGAGGAGCAGCAAACACACTAATGTTGAAAACTAGGCAAATCCATCCAATAACAGAAAGACGTTTGGATCCTTTTGTAAAGTAGAGGGTTGAAAGAAGCATGGCTCCGAACCCAAAAACATTCAACAAGAGAAGAAGCTTGATGGTCGAAAGCTGAAACATTTGACAGAAGGAAAACCAATTTATCATTTATTCttgagaagaaggagaagaaggaatgggtatatataaaagttatgaGAAAGAATACCCTGGTTTTACTTGGGGCATAAACTAGGAAGATGAGAAGGTAAATTGACTCAATCACACATCCAAAGGAGTTAATGGTAATAAGAAGGAGGCTAGCATCCTTCTTCACGAGTGCGTAGTAAATCCAGAGCATTGAGCTGAACAGTGCAACAACATATGGCAGCGATTGAAATCCTTCTGCAGTTTTCTTCTTGTAGATTTGGTAAAATGTTGGTCTGCAATCGAATATAATTCATATATAGTTAGCAAAATACTTCAGCGTCCATTATTGTAAAGTAGAAAAAATCACTTACAATGGAGCAAGGAACACCATGAAGGAGATGACGTTGCCTAtaacaacacaacaaaaatacAAGAAACACTCATTAGCCAGTGGTGAACAAACAGGAACCAATACAGGTTTCACACTAATATAATTAAGTATGCATGTTATAGAATAAACATGCGGTGAAATGCGATGAAAATCTAACGTTGATTTTATGTATTTGCGATAACACGCAAGATTGAAGAGAAGGGAAAACTGAGGGTGAAAGATGGTGAAGCATATGATGCAGATGGTAGAAAGAACTAGGGCacttaagaaaagaaagaagaaaagaaaaaaagtgataGTATTTGTATACCTAGAAGGCCAAAAACAAAAGCCCAAGTTTCATGGTTAATGGCCATTTTGGTGTCGTGTGTGGAATCTAATAACTCTTCTCTATCACTCACGGAGTGGTGAAGAAAAGGGTAGATACGATTCTGAAAGTGAGAAGCCTCAGTTGAGGttatctctttctctctttcgaTTGCACGAGTCGTTAAGGGAAGAATGAGAAGGTATTTATAGTGCGAAAAGAGAAGCAGCAGAAGTCGCATGCAACATGCAAGTGGCTAACTAAAGAGGAATGTTCAGTAAGGTGGTATTGTGTGGTAATATTATTGTAGCTTTAATGTACTTTCCAGTTGTTCCACCACCTAACCACTGTTTACTTTAACCCAATCAAATCAAAAACAACATTTCTCTTATTACCCTATAATCACCAATTTTGGTTTAAGTCTCTTCCTCTTACCTCCACAATATTGGTGTGGGGTTCAGACACAATCTTTATTCTTTATGACGTATCACCCACCATGTGCCTTTAAGCCTTACAACTCATTACAGTTTATCGGGCAAGCGGGGTGAAACTTGCCacacaaaattataatttactttaCCTAAAATCTACCATGCCTTTCTATTTTAATCCCTATCCGTATCTTTTTAGCATATTTCGAAATAACAAATACGTGTAGATGTAAAGTGTTATAGATTATTTTCTTTGGCAAAAAagtacacatatatatatataaatggaaatataaaataatctcCTTCATACGGGTATTATTCGAATTCTtttgatgaataatttttatattaaacacgtagagattatattttatattttcaattcaatatGAAAATGAAGACCTACATACGTGTCTTTTCTATGTTCCTATACTTAGTATTCATTCTCGTCATTATCCTCATctctatttaaattaataaatttgtcataactcaaatatatatatatatatatatatatatatatatatatatatatatatatatatatatatatatatatatatatatataaatgtattctTCTGATTGATTAACTTGTTCTATATTCATGAAAATCCACTTATATCTTCAGGGGTATTGTCTCTTATCATAACCTTTGTATGTTTAAATAGTGtactattaattataattatagtgagtcaatatttgaatatttttatttctttttaatatcattatttgttattattatttttacatgaGAATGTTTGATTCTCATTTTGAAATGTTCGATGACATAAATCCTTCattaattaagtaatataaaaaatatgttctttgttttatttgattctcaatttttgtttaattgaacttttattttggtaaaacatttttcattatcTTTCAACAATTCAACTATAGTTTGATATTTAAAACGtttttttatatcttcaaaGCTATTTTCCATCTTATCATATATttaaggattaaatatatttttagttcctCAAGTATGACATAATTTTGGGTTTCGTCCCTCTTCTaaaggtttgttcattttcatccttTTCTTTAGGAAACTTGAATTTTAAGTCCTTAAAAATCAACTATGTTAAATTTTCTCTTACGTGGCTAACGGTGGGTCAcatcacttttctttttttctgaaaCGTGTCGATCCTTCCTTCTTGCATCTTCATTGGTGGCAAACTGTCTCTCTTTACACTGACCAGACCGACACCAACATCTCCCACTCCGTCTCCATCACCGGCGAGTACACCAACCTCCTATACTCATCAACACCCACCTTACGCGCATATCCATAAGATGGAGGTCGGTGTACTCGTCGGTGATGGAGATAGAGCGGGAGATGTTGGCGCCAGTCTGGTTAGTGTGGAGGGATTTGCCACTAGTTGGAGACGGAGGGAAAGGGGAGGCCTAACGATGAAGAGAGTCAGaggatgatggagatgaataaCGGAGGGAGAGGAGCTTCAGCGTGAAGATGTAGGAAGGAAGGATCCACGtttcagaaaaatgaaaagtaatgTGGCACACCGTTAGctacataaaagaaaatttaacgTCGTTACTTtatgaggactaaaaatttGAGTTTCCTAAGGAAGAGGatgaaaacaaacaaacatttgAAAGATGGATGAAATCCAAAATCGCGTGATacttgagggactaaaaacatatttaaccttatatttaattatacatGCTTCAGGGTGTAGGGTCAAGGTCAACAGTTCAACATCCTGTACGTTCTCTAAGGGTCCAAAAGTTGCCTTTAACTTCAAGTCCCCTCGTAGTTGTTCATCCAAACTGTTTGGAAAGTACTTGTAGAATGTACTTCGATGTCAAAGTTAGTTCAATGTTTGATATTTCAGATATTAAGAGAGTAGTAAATACAGATCACCTACTTCCTTACcttaaacctatatttatatattttggagTGGACCTTGCATTAGCAATAGCCTAATTACGACTCAATTattagtaattatattttaccTTTAAGTTGTtcaacattaacaattaatcaTCTTGATTATGGACCAATCGATCTGACTCCTCGACCATTCAATCTTAGTGATGGTTTGTTTGTGTGTCTCAATAACAATTAACGGTCTAGTCTATGGTTGACTAGATTGTCATACGGTAAAtacatttactttttttttttgtgaaattttctttaattatatatcaaattatatttaagacacatatttgattattttttatataattatttttattttctaactgattatatatttattatagcAATTTTATGAAAGTATTTCATATACTaatgtattataaaataatattatttacataaatCTTGTTTATTATCATCCGACAtataaaaaagagagagatttatgctaaattttaattattattaatttagtatttGTTTGTGGTATGATCtgatgaattataatttttattagtgtatCCAAAAAGAGATTTCACTGTAGtatattatagaaaaagaaataaagatatatttaaatttttaaattttatctttttataattttttaaaagtaattttataattttataaactttatttcattataaaatgtACAAAATTGAGGGATTCTTCGTTGTGTATAAGTCTGAAAGTAAGGAAATATATATGGATCACCTTACTACATATTTCCAGTTTTATCTTTTATAGACACTAAATGTTGTCTAATTACAATCTTCCTGCTCTTATCAAATGTGCGAAATATTTAGTACTACATAAATAATTCTACTAGCAAAAAAATTCAGCTGATGATCATTACCAAAGTTGTATCCAAATACTGTTTTTCTATTGGAATCATCCAAATACTTATAATTGTGAATCTCGAATCAGCTCAAGATGTTGCAATGTTGCTTTTAACTTGTGCTATTGAAACTTATTTACTACCAAATCCAAGACCTGTATAACTTATTTACTACCAAATCCAAAACTGAACCTATCGGTACTTAAAGCTCTCTTTGCGCGGTTCTAAAACTACATTACCTTTTCATTCCATCCAAACactgataactttttggcaagtataccaaatcgttacaagtaatacagtgataAGTAAAGTATCGTTCTCCTCAGGAAATTTGTGTtacgttattcaattaaaatttatttatcaaaatcaatttgaacaacaaaatataagtgaatTACTAGTCTCAAAGTAGAtgacaatttaaaattgaaactaaaatttaaagaaagcttCATTGGAATTGACTTCATGACCACATTACAGTAACTATTCTGAGCAATATAACTTGCGTTCAAACATCAACATCAcagtatcttggtttaattccttaaaacaagttctaaagaattatgttcaattattaattccttaagtaattaaacataaactttgCATTAAGAACGATGTTATTGATGACCAGAAGAATTGACACTATCCCTAGCATCTTTCCTTCTGGTTGCTTTTCTTGCGTTAATACTCAAATTTACTTCCcagtataatttaaatataaaaacaagtttattttacttccgtaaaataaaatgaaaagtaaacaGGAAAAGCATATGaatacaatttaaattgaaCAGGAAAGATTACATCAAATGTCAGCCATTACAGTCAATTCCAACGAATAAAAGtttagcctatcctagacatcACAAACATACTCATTTCTGCAATTCCTTGCATGATGTGCAGTCTTGATGTCTTCAGACTCCTGATGGTCTCCTTCTCCAGAGCAGTTCTCCAAAAAAATTCCTCTTGCCCGTCTCTGTCTGATCTCTCTCTATCCTCCAAAGCACGTCTTTTAAGAGACAGTTTATTTCTCATAAAACTGCtccattcgctcagcgcacagaagcagattcgctgtgcgaattaaaattaattcagcAATCAACTGCACCAACTCGCTAAGCGCACAGCctctggtgcgctgtgcgaattcaAGACTTGAAATCTCCAAACTGGCATGATTCGCTCAGCGAACCAAtggtggtgcgctgtgcgaatgtaTTCTCCTGGCTCTGCGAATTTTGCTCCTGCTATGCGAGAATTGGCTGACAAATTCACTTTTGTACAACTTTTTCTGAACAATATTTTACAACAcaatctacttcctattacgacttttcactgagtaataacatgaataattacaaaattgagatcctttataagtgtcaaaacatctgtttttcacacttatcaaacACCACGTTAGTTaaagttgttttcttttttttctgaatATTACAATTACTTTAAAAGCTAAATAATTCTTGAAAGAACTTGTTTTGggattattaaatataaaacaccaCTCAATTAAACTAGAACTAATTAATAATGTTATCCTATAGTATATATATTGTAATGTTTCCATTCACCTGAAATGAAAGATATCAATATTCTATCTTTAACATTATTCACTTACCTCAAATTTCTCCATACACTActacaaataatatttaattgtgagtaactattttttatttctaaaattggtTACTATTGTaggataattaaaataaatgaattgtcTTAATCCATCTACATAGTagtaaacaaatatatataatattattctgTATTTAGTTACTCtccattttatttatgttaacaagtttgttttttcattattatctaTTTATCATATAATCTATTATTACTCATAAAAATACTCTAATAATACTCTTTTTATACCTTTTCAAAAATACAGAAGATAAAACTGATGAGTCGTCGTGTAATCGTTATCAAGAtagaaattgataaaaacaaaccaatacatacatacatacatatatatatatatatatatatatatatatatatatatatatatatatatatatatatatatatatatatatatatatatatatatatatatatatatatatgtaaaactggtgaaaaacaataaaggaaaaagTTGATTCACAACGGATAATGCAAAATGTTTTATTgtgcatttaatttttttaataaaataaaaattaagataaaaatttatatttttctctttatctaaatttgaaatttattattattaatatcattGATTTGTAAATTAGACTAAGTGTTTTATGACATATTCcgtttaaaattttacatgtaTAATCAATAACgcataaaattatattattattattattattattataattattattattattattattatacaagTAAAACATGCCTTAATTGTTAAATCCTGAATTAGGATTAACTCTATCTCAACTGACTCACTAGTCCatttcaggaaaaaaaaaatattgtgagCACGTGACAGCTACACCATAtaacagaaagaaagaataatgatataaattttatgttttaaaactttttgcTTCAACTACTAAATCTAAAACTAGTGTTTTAACGTAGTTCAGAGActaaatctattttaaaaacattggTGATGACCAGCAAATATTTGCTGAAAATTACTAGAAAaagttatatatgtatttattttaaactattgataatattattaacAATGATTCGTGCTGTAGTGAAAAATGAGGACTACATTGCTGTTTTAGTATAAACTTAAATGCCATAACGGTATTGGCAACATTGTCTTGACTCTTATTTAAgcaataaacaaaagaaaaatattattttaggtGACAAAAGAAATATTCCATTCTAAAAGATAGAATCTCCAAGAGTGACTCTGCATATACAATTTAACACACAGGTTCTGGTCAGTGATGATGCTACAAAACATGACATTGA
This Vigna angularis cultivar LongXiaoDou No.4 chromosome 4, ASM1680809v1, whole genome shotgun sequence DNA region includes the following protein-coding sequences:
- the LOC108329985 gene encoding bidirectional sugar transporter SWEET10, whose product is MAINHETWAFVFGLLGNVISFMVFLAPLPTFYQIYKKKTAEGFQSLPYVVALFSSMLWIYYALVKKDASLLLITINSFGCVIESIYLLIFLVYAPSKTRLSTIKLLLLLNVFGFGAMLLSTLYFTKGSKRLSVIGWICLVFNISVFAAPLCILKRVIQTKSVEFMPFSLSFFLTVNAVMWFFYGLLLKDYYIALPNTLGFVFGIIQMVLYLVYRNAKPKTLEEPTKLQELNGHIVDVVKLGTMTPSEPNHVTKSGAVTETASNV